The Choloepus didactylus isolate mChoDid1 chromosome 16, mChoDid1.pri, whole genome shotgun sequence genomic interval ATGAACTATGTATGGATGAAATAATATGATGTCTAGGAATTGCTTCAAAATATTCTGAGTGTAGGGTAGTGGGAAGGggaataaatgaaacaagattggaTATGAACCGATATTTTATAAGGATGGATATtaatttttccattccttctacTTTTGTAGATGTCTGAAACTTTCcataacaaaaagtaaaatgctGTTCCAACAAGACAATTTCATTGATGCAGCCAATATATACCAAGAacctgttttctgtgtgtgtacCTGGTATTCCAGGTGCCTTGACAAGACAATCTAAGATAAATTTGCAACTAATGTCTGACTTAACCATGCAAACTGGATGCTTTACCCCATAAGCTTTGAAACAAGGTGGGGCTGTCCATCCCCACCAATTCTATTCAGcaccatcagaaaagaaaaaattataaaaacagggAACACAGCAGTGTTTGCCAAGGAGATGGGAAcaggcatgaggaaacttttcaGGATATTGGAAATGTTCTAACACTGGATCATGGTGAGAGTTGCACAACTTGAGAAAtgtactaaaaatcattgaatcactgaattgtacacttacaaTGTATAAATTTGATGTTATGTAAAATATAGCTCATTAGAGCTGTTAAAAAATGTCAGTAATGTGATCttgttaaaaattgaaaaaataaaatcaaaccagACCCACAATAAAGAGTGTCAGGAATAGATTCAGAGCTTTCAAAAAGCACCTTcaagaaaatattatttgataATACCTACACCCCACTCACAAAATAACCAGAAATATCTGAATAGggaaaaaagaggaacaaaacaaaacaaaacaaaaaatacctgCTCTCCTAAAAGTACTTTGAAAGCCTAGAAAGGTGGCAGGGCAGGAACATTGATTAGCTACAATATTTAAACTTTACAAATATCACAATTATTTCACTATATCAAAATGCTTATGCAACTAACAATGAATAAAGTACTTTGTTAGGCTGGAGGATGAAACTACAAGAATCCTCTGTCTTATatgctgttttattttgtcttgtcTTTTGAGTTATAATTTACGTTTTGCTAATTTGcttcaaaattctcttttctttgcgCAGTTGACCACAATATctgctgagagaggaaaaaacacatggATTGAGTaagttattgttttattttacttgtatATTATCGTATTCCAAACTATTAGAACTGGAGGGCCTCCAAAATCACTAATCCACCCTCTTTATTGCAGAAACTGTTTCCCTCCTTTTCAGTGCACGAAATTTCAACAAGATAACCATTTATTCTCAAAAAGCCAAAGGGAGAATGTCAGTGAGCCCAAAACGCGTTTTTTGGTTTGGCTCACTTCACACATGTCACAAACAAAAGGACATCTCACTTTCGAGGAAAATTACAAACCCACAAAACAATTACAGTCACTAAATCATTGATCTGGAGAACAAACTATTTCCAGAATCGATTCCTACTTTCCAGCGTTCTTTGGGGGTTTTTCCCCAACAGCACCAACGCCAAGGCGATGACCGTCCTAAGGAGAAGAAAATCTGCCGAAGAAGAGGATGCTGTCGGTCTCGTTGTGCCTGACGAAGAACAGGAAAGGATGATTGCAGTGAACGTTTTCAAAACCTCCGGCGGATGTGCTGGCGAGGCCCATGCCGGTGGCGGCTGCGGCCTCGGTGCCTCCCTCGGTCACCACCATCCAGGAGCTGTGCAGGAAGCTCTGGGCGTGCAGCCCAGACCTCGCGGACATTGCTGAAAAGTCCGCCGCCTGCTCGCTGAAGACATCCGCCATCCCCAGGGCGGCCAGGGCCGCTGCAAGGTCGTAAGTGTCTTCCACTTCGAACCGCGGCAAGCTCAAGTTCACATTCTTTTCTTCCAGATGCCTTGGGCTAGTCCATTCTATCAACTTCTCAGGAGTTACTTTATCTATAAtctatttttatagaaaaaaagagGGCAGAATGGCATGATtggcaataaaaattttaaacagtgTAATGCTGAAttgtatccatcagaaattattAATGTTAGTCAAAAACTGTAAATTTCATTTCTCCTGACAGTTGTTTCATGTAGCAAGCAGTTGTCTTATATGTTTCTCAATTTAAATTATCTGTACATGTTGAAAGTCCATTAGcattaaaggaatttttaaagatgagaaatgtCGTTTTTTAGTCTACTAATttaatagtttcattttttaCTACCTTGGACGTATATATATTTTTACGTAGTTGCAATCACAATGAATGCAGCTTTACGTGATATAATGTAAAATTTTTCACACTATATGCctatttctccaaaatatcttcaAACTGTTGGAGAACAGCAGTTTGCTAACTCAAGCTGATATACAGTTTACCtaatattcatccattcattcaccttACAAACATCTAGTATGTACTAGGCACTAAAATAGATGCTGCAGATACAACAATTACTAAGGCTTCATCTCTGAACTGCAAACTAGGTATCCTATTGTATTTAAGTCTGAAATTCCCGATTTGGctcagaaagaaaattattttctttggaattttttaaTCGGAGTAGAATACTCTTGAAGCTTTCATACATACTGTCATTTTTCTGTCCCAAAATAACTTCCAATTTATAATGCTACTAATAGTACTATTCTATAGCAACAGTACAGCATCCAGTATTGTACTATGTAGTAGCTATCACTTACTGAGTACTTTCTGTGCCCTAGATCTGCTCTAggctatctttctatctatctatcatctccaATCACTACAGCACTACCAATTAAGCACTGTGGagtccattttatagatgggagaATATTGAGTTTCAGGGAAGTTAAGAAGCTTAAAGGGCAGATATTCTTAGAAGAAGAACAGGGATTCAAAACAAAACTTCCCTGATTTCAAAAACACAGAACACTGCAACCTTTCTTCTGTAAAACTCAAAGTGGGTTGAACTAAATCAAGGACATTTAACCAGGGGTTCCTGACTGAGGGTCTAAGAAAGAAATTCAGAAGGCCATGAGCCTACTGAATAATATGCACTATTTGCTATATTTGggcatatatgatttttttttctaggaagAAGGTCTATAGATATCAATCATTCCTCAGAATGGTGGGCGACATGTAGAATTTCTACATGGTCTTAAATTTCCATTTCAGTTCATATCAAAATATTTTGGTGCTGGTTCTTCTCAATAACTCTAATACTATTTAATGTTCCTCCTTAGACATCCATCTGTACCTgcttcccagaatgttaaatatttgGAAGCCCCATTTCCAGACTCACCCAGATCAAGCTTTGGTACACAAAGCATCAGAAAATGGGCTCAAGAATGGGAAGATGCACGTGCTTACCTTCTCCAGTCCATCTATGTCATTTGGCAGCAGCACGAACATACTTAGGTCCTTGCCTTTGTATGGAATTCCCAGAATTTTGGCCTGCAAGTCTTCTAAGAAGGTGAATTTAAAGGAATGGTGTTGTTTCATCATCAGCACAGATTTACTTGTGCCCTacagaaattaacagaaaaaaatgaatgtcaagaGAGACACAAAACAACCACATTAGGGCATCAAAATAATTAGATCCGCCTAAGATAATGCTAAAGATCAGAGCCTCAAGAGTTAGCATTTACTATATAATCTCCCATTATAGATTTGCTCAGATATGACTTTAGATTTTTATATCCTATATAGGAGGCATATCACATAAATAACTTAAGAAGCATAACTTATTCAGCCAAAATTCCTCCTCCTtggtattttctttcttaaattccGTGTCCCATTGTCCTTTAAAATAAACTGTGTTCACCAGCACCAGCTTGGTGGCACTGCTAAGAGAGCCATCTGGAAACAGGTTCTTGATTTTTTCTGCAAACgaagagcaacaacaaaaaaattggtCCATCTTCAAAATTACAAGTGACATGCATGGAGGTACAATGCAGATGGAACTGACTAATCATTCAAAACAGCCAGACCAGCACCTGAAGGTATTGCCAACCAAGGGTTTGCTGGCAGAATCGGTAAGGAGCCTCTTACTTTGCCCATCACCCATTTATCCTGCTGGGGGCAGAGAGGTGTGATGGTTAAGAATTTGGGCTCTGGGGTCGGATCACCTCTGTTAGCACCCAGTTTTGCCTCTTATCAGTTAAGgaatcttggacaagttattaagttatctgtgcctcagtttccacatctgtaaaacaggaatgaaACCTGCTCCACAGGGTTTCTGGCACGTAATAAGCACTCAGTAAGTGTTAGCTAGTCTTTATTTTTGCCCATTCTGTATAATTACCACCTGAGATTTAGAAATTGTTTAATTTACTGTCAAGGTAACTTCACTCCATCCCACACTAAGAAAACTACCTTCAGCCAACCCTTTAACAGATCCcctttatttctgcttcttttaattttttttcctttggactaaacattaagaaaaaatgcATTCTGAAATAACAGAGGTCTCCATGACAATGGGAATAAAAAATGCAATCTAATGATTCAAACACTAAGCTATCAGCTATTGTTCCCCAAAGAGCGTTTCCAAAT includes:
- the SERPINB13 gene encoding serpin B13 isoform X4 produces the protein MNSLGAANYQFGLDLFKELRKTNEGNIFFSPASILTAIGMLHLGARASTARQLGQVFHTEKDTESSRINAGEKEIEKTEEIHQQLQKFLTEMNKPTNDHELSITNRLFGEKTYLFLQKYLDYVEKYYHASLEPVDFVNAAEESQKKINSWVESQTHEKIKNLFPDGSLSSATKLVLVNTVYFKGQWDTEFKKENTKEEEFWLNKGTSKSVLMMKQHHSFKFTFLEDLQAKILGIPYKGKDLSMFVLLPNDIDGLEKIIDKVTPEKLIEWTSPRHLEEKNVNLSLPRFEVEDTYDLAAALAALGMADVFSEQAADFSAMSARSGLHAQSFLHSSWMVVTEGGTEAAAATGMGLASTSAGGFENVHCNHPFLFFVRHNETDSILFFGRFSSP
- the SERPINB13 gene encoding serpin B13 isoform X2; this translates as MNSLGAANYQFGLDLFKELRKTNEGNIFFSPASILTAIGMLHLGARASTARQLGQVFHTEKDTESSRINAGEKEVRTHIEKTEEIHQQLQKFLTEMNKPTNDHELSITNRLFGEKTYLFLQKYLDYVEKYYHASLEPVDFVNAAEESQKKINSWVESQTHEKIKNLFPDGSLSSATKLVLVNTVYFKGQWDTEFKKENTKEEEFWLNKGTSKSVLMMKQHHSFKFTFLEDLQAKILGIPYKGKDLSMFVLLPNDIDGLEKIIDKVTPEKLIEWTSPRHLEEKNVNLSLPRFEVEDTYDLAAALAALGMADVFSEQAADFSAMSARSGLHAQSFLHSSWMVVTEGGTEAAAATGMGLASTSAGGFENVHCNHPFLFFVRHNETDSILFFGRFSSP
- the SERPINB13 gene encoding serpin B13 isoform X5; amino-acid sequence: MNSLGAANYQFGLDLFKELRKTNEGNIFFSPASILTAIGMLHLGARASTARQLGQVFHTEKDTESSRINAGEKEVRTHEEESKKIEKTEEIHQQLQKYLDYVEKYYHASLEPVDFVNAAEESQKKINSWVESQTHEKIKNLFPDGSLSSATKLVLVNTVYFKGQWDTEFKKENTKEEEFWLNKGTSKSVLMMKQHHSFKFTFLEDLQAKILGIPYKGKDLSMFVLLPNDIDGLEKIIDKVTPEKLIEWTSPRHLEEKNVNLSLPRFEVEDTYDLAAALAALGMADVFSEQAADFSAMSARSGLHAQSFLHSSWMVVTEGGTEAAAATGMGLASTSAGGFENVHCNHPFLFFVRHNETDSILFFGRFSSP
- the SERPINB13 gene encoding serpin B13 isoform X6; amino-acid sequence: MNSLGAANYQFGLDLFKELRKTNEGNIFFSPASILTAIGMLHLGARASTARQLGQVFHTEKDTESSRINAGEKEVKKIKNLFPDGSLSSATKLVLVNTVYFKGQWDTEFKKENTKEEEFWLNKGTSKSVLMMKQHHSFKFTFLEDLQAKILGIPYKGKDLSMFVLLPNDIDGLEKIIDKVTPEKLIEWTSPRHLEEKNVNLSLPRFEVEDTYDLAAALAALGMADVFSEQAADFSAMSARSGLHAQSFLHSSWMVVTEGGTEAAAATGMGLASTSAGGFENVHCNHPFLFFVRHNETDSILFFGRFSSP
- the SERPINB13 gene encoding serpin B13 isoform X3 encodes the protein MNSLGAANYQFGLDLFKELRKTNEGNIFFSPASILTAIGMLHLGARASTARQLGQVFHTEKDTESSRINAGEKEVRTHTEEIHQQLQKFLTEMNKPTNDHELSITNRLFGEKTYLFLQKYLDYVEKYYHASLEPVDFVNAAEESQKKINSWVESQTHEKIKNLFPDGSLSSATKLVLVNTVYFKGQWDTEFKKENTKEEEFWLNKGTSKSVLMMKQHHSFKFTFLEDLQAKILGIPYKGKDLSMFVLLPNDIDGLEKIIDKVTPEKLIEWTSPRHLEEKNVNLSLPRFEVEDTYDLAAALAALGMADVFSEQAADFSAMSARSGLHAQSFLHSSWMVVTEGGTEAAAATGMGLASTSAGGFENVHCNHPFLFFVRHNETDSILFFGRFSSP
- the SERPINB13 gene encoding serpin B13 isoform X1, yielding MNSLGAANYQFGLDLFKELRKTNEGNIFFSPASILTAIGMLHLGARASTARQLGQVFHTEKDTESSRINAGEKEVRTHEEESKKIEKTEEIHQQLQKFLTEMNKPTNDHELSITNRLFGEKTYLFLQKYLDYVEKYYHASLEPVDFVNAAEESQKKINSWVESQTHEKIKNLFPDGSLSSATKLVLVNTVYFKGQWDTEFKKENTKEEEFWLNKGTSKSVLMMKQHHSFKFTFLEDLQAKILGIPYKGKDLSMFVLLPNDIDGLEKIIDKVTPEKLIEWTSPRHLEEKNVNLSLPRFEVEDTYDLAAALAALGMADVFSEQAADFSAMSARSGLHAQSFLHSSWMVVTEGGTEAAAATGMGLASTSAGGFENVHCNHPFLFFVRHNETDSILFFGRFSSP
- the SERPINB13 gene encoding serpin B13 isoform X7, producing MGKVRGSLPILPANPWLAIPSEKIKNLFPDGSLSSATKLVLVNTVYFKGQWDTEFKKENTKEEEFWLNKGTSKSVLMMKQHHSFKFTFLEDLQAKILGIPYKGKDLSMFVLLPNDIDGLEKIIDKVTPEKLIEWTSPRHLEEKNVNLSLPRFEVEDTYDLAAALAALGMADVFSEQAADFSAMSARSGLHAQSFLHSSWMVVTEGGTEAAAATGMGLASTSAGGFENVHCNHPFLFFVRHNETDSILFFGRFSSP